The following coding sequences lie in one Kiritimatiellia bacterium genomic window:
- a CDS encoding FAD-dependent oxidoreductase, with protein sequence MKTERIQEPQREVDVVEQADVVVIGSGPGGLTAAVAAARQGAKTVIVERYGVFGGLATTCLMGPLFGYAPLGGYSAKKGKQRKEQYIYGDAHAMPILDGLPVEIVRRLQKIGGAPDNGKIDWKSVRFDPELFKFVCDDMVTEAKVIPYLHSYCVNAVVRDGKIKAIVVESKSGRQAIKGKIFIDATGDGDVAFFSGCSYNKGRPADGATQSFGSRFRIGGVRKRTAAEKEKCLKLCGKAIAEKKIRAFAAIDFSEQGSTVRESEISPDITRCRGDGTNVKDLIAAEIQVRKDTYEMFRFLKAKAPGFESSYLIDTPFTIGVRETRQIEGLYKLTNDDVNHGRKFPERTIARGCWYLDIHCPLGRLTSGAGKFAPLCSLECEINPPCFMKLKHKEQLIPYLRLPDNDYYDIPYDCLVSKDIGNLLISGRCISATHGAMSSLRVIGTCFAIGEGAGVAGALCAQAAVKPAALDAGKLQKALKESGVPL encoded by the coding sequence ATGAAAACAGAACGAATACAGGAACCCCAAAGAGAAGTGGATGTTGTGGAACAAGCCGATGTGGTCGTAATCGGAAGCGGTCCCGGCGGATTAACGGCGGCCGTTGCCGCCGCGCGGCAGGGGGCCAAAACGGTCATTGTTGAAAGATACGGCGTGTTCGGCGGCCTGGCCACCACCTGCCTGATGGGACCGCTTTTCGGTTATGCGCCGTTGGGAGGCTATTCGGCCAAAAAGGGGAAACAGAGAAAAGAACAGTATATTTATGGCGATGCCCATGCCATGCCCATTCTGGACGGGTTGCCGGTGGAAATCGTCAGGCGCCTGCAAAAAATCGGAGGGGCGCCGGATAACGGTAAAATAGACTGGAAATCCGTCAGGTTTGATCCGGAATTGTTCAAATTTGTCTGTGACGACATGGTTACGGAGGCGAAAGTAATACCATACCTGCATTCATACTGCGTGAATGCGGTTGTCAGGGATGGAAAAATCAAAGCGATTGTCGTGGAAAGCAAATCCGGACGGCAGGCCATCAAGGGAAAAATTTTCATTGACGCCACCGGCGACGGAGACGTGGCGTTTTTCAGCGGCTGCTCGTATAACAAAGGCCGCCCGGCGGACGGCGCCACGCAGTCGTTCGGTTCCAGGTTCCGCATCGGCGGGGTCAGGAAAAGAACGGCGGCTGAAAAGGAGAAATGTCTTAAGTTATGCGGCAAGGCTATTGCGGAGAAAAAAATCCGCGCTTTTGCGGCGATTGATTTCAGCGAACAGGGATCCACGGTGCGCGAGAGCGAGATATCTCCCGATATTACCAGATGCCGCGGGGATGGCACTAATGTGAAGGATTTGATTGCTGCGGAGATCCAGGTGAGGAAAGATACTTATGAAATGTTCAGGTTTTTAAAGGCGAAGGCCCCCGGATTTGAATCCTCCTATCTGATTGACACGCCGTTTACGATCGGCGTGCGGGAAACAAGGCAGATTGAAGGGCTTTACAAGCTCACCAATGACGACGTTAATCATGGCAGGAAATTTCCGGAGCGCACGATTGCCAGGGGCTGCTGGTACCTTGACATTCATTGCCCGTTGGGCCGGCTTACATCCGGCGCCGGTAAATTTGCCCCGCTTTGCTCGCTGGAATGCGAAATCAATCCGCCCTGCTTCATGAAACTCAAGCACAAGGAACAGTTGATTCCTTATCTCAGACTGCCGGACAATGATTATTATGACATTCCCTATGATTGCCTGGTATCAAAAGACATCGGCAATCTTTTGATATCCGGCCGCTGTATTTCCGCAACGCACGGCGCCATGTCGTCCTTGCGCGTCATCGGGACATGCTTTGCGATCGGCGAGGGAGCGGGCGTGGCCGGCGCGTTGTGCGCCCAGGCGGCGGTCAAGCCGGCGGCGCTGGACGCGGGTAAACTGCAAAAAGCATTGAAGGAAAGCGGCGTTCCGCTTTAA
- a CDS encoding M48 family metallopeptidase, with protein MSVKGFFNFSLPLAAGCHVAGRLWGTAFVFLFAFAAADAQILDALSNIGAEIGKQTGVLTPEQAESVKKAGGAVAKTFESITPEQEYYIGRTVGAVIINKYRACGNEEADHYLNVLGQALAQFSDRPETFGGYHFLFMDSDEINAFSAPGGLIFISRGMLQCCQNEDALAAVLAHEIGHVQRQHGLQAIKNSRLNAAFSILAAESAKQFGGQDLKDLTTAFEGSINDITATMMNSGYARSCEREADKAAVVIMQRAGYDPNGLIAMLLEMKKRLKPGGFDFAKTHPPPSSRIADITRAIGAYRPVSAPASRQTRFARVMEQIRP; from the coding sequence ATGAGCGTCAAAGGATTTTTCAATTTTTCTTTGCCGCTTGCCGCGGGTTGCCACGTTGCGGGCCGCTTGTGGGGCACAGCGTTTGTTTTCCTTTTTGCATTTGCGGCCGCGGATGCGCAGATTCTTGACGCCCTTTCAAATATCGGCGCGGAAATCGGCAAACAGACCGGCGTGCTTACCCCTGAGCAGGCCGAATCGGTCAAAAAGGCCGGCGGCGCGGTGGCGAAAACCTTTGAATCCATAACGCCGGAGCAGGAATATTATATCGGCCGCACGGTCGGCGCGGTGATCATCAATAAATACCGCGCCTGCGGCAATGAAGAGGCCGATCATTATCTGAATGTTCTCGGCCAAGCGTTGGCGCAGTTTTCCGACCGGCCGGAGACGTTCGGCGGCTACCATTTTCTGTTTATGGATTCGGATGAAATCAACGCTTTCTCCGCGCCCGGCGGGCTGATTTTTATTTCACGGGGCATGTTGCAGTGTTGTCAGAACGAAGACGCCCTGGCGGCCGTGCTTGCCCATGAAATCGGCCATGTCCAGCGCCAGCACGGACTGCAGGCGATTAAAAACAGCCGTTTGAACGCCGCCTTCTCCATCCTGGCCGCGGAAAGCGCCAAACAATTCGGCGGCCAGGACCTGAAGGATTTGACAACCGCCTTTGAGGGGTCCATCAACGATATTACCGCCACGATGATGAATTCGGGTTATGCGCGCAGCTGCGAAAGGGAAGCCGACAAAGCCGCCGTTGTTATCATGCAGCGCGCCGGTTATGACCCGAACGGCCTGATTGCCATGCTGCTGGAAATGAAAAAACGGCTGAAACCCGGCGGTTTTGATTTCGCCAAAACACACCCCCCCCCGAGTTCGCGGATTGCTGATATCACGCGCGCGATCGGCGCATACCGTCCGGTGTCCGCGCCGGCTTCGCGCCAAACGCGTTTTGCCCGCGTCATGGAGCAAATAAGGCCGTGA
- a CDS encoding LacI family DNA-binding transcriptional regulator — protein MTPKKHIGIKELARRMGVAKSTVSKAMSGHPDINAATRRKIMAAAKLHKYQPSGIAQALTLKRTQMIGLVMHRPGSGYFIELAESIVREARQRGYRVTFDFSDDNPEMETDILADYRRRKFDGLIIAPSMGDSAAMLAENCGDLPYVIIDYCLKGSKAPFVGNDFKEIGCLAAKHLLELGHRHIAWLDAPKKITSARARLAGFSKACRKFKTSARKELIWQGPFEESAGEKAALGLIRNFPEITAFFCASGPLAMGVLRAARRCGKNAPKDISVIGASALGNISAVSQRAREIGQVALETLLRRMKSLPVKRRQIIGVELDIRGTTAPPPAHDFKREA, from the coding sequence ATGACGCCTAAAAAACATATCGGCATCAAAGAACTGGCGCGGCGGATGGGGGTGGCCAAATCCACCGTCAGCAAGGCCATGAGCGGCCACCCGGACATCAACGCCGCAACCCGCCGGAAAATCATGGCCGCGGCCAAGCTTCACAAATATCAGCCGAGCGGGATTGCGCAGGCGCTGACCCTGAAGAGGACGCAGATGATCGGGCTGGTCATGCACCGGCCCGGCTCCGGTTATTTTATTGAACTGGCTGAAAGCATCGTGCGCGAGGCCCGGCAGCGCGGCTATCGGGTTACGTTTGATTTTTCGGACGACAATCCCGAAATGGAAACTGACATTCTGGCTGATTACCGGCGCCGTAAATTTGACGGCCTGATTATCGCGCCGAGCATGGGCGACAGCGCCGCCATGCTGGCGGAGAACTGCGGCGACCTGCCTTATGTCATCATAGACTATTGCCTGAAGGGAAGCAAAGCGCCGTTTGTGGGCAATGACTTCAAGGAGATAGGCTGCCTGGCGGCAAAACATCTGCTGGAACTTGGCCACCGCCACATTGCCTGGCTGGACGCCCCGAAAAAAATTACCAGCGCCCGGGCGCGCCTGGCCGGATTTTCAAAGGCATGCCGGAAATTCAAAACATCGGCCAGAAAGGAATTGATCTGGCAAGGACCGTTTGAAGAATCAGCCGGAGAAAAAGCGGCGTTGGGGCTCATCCGCAATTTCCCGGAAATCACGGCCTTTTTCTGCGCCAGCGGACCGCTTGCCATGGGCGTTTTGCGGGCGGCGCGAAGATGCGGCAAAAATGCGCCGAAAGATATTTCCGTGATCGGGGCATCGGCGCTGGGCAACATTTCCGCCGTCAGCCAGCGCGCGCGGGAAATAGGACAGGTTGCGCTGGAGACCCTTCTGCGCCGAATGAAAAGCCTGCCCGTCAAACGCCGCCAGATCATCGGCGTTGAGCTTGACATCCGCGGCACCACCGCGCCGCCGCCGGCGCACGATTTCAAGAGGGAAGCATGA
- a CDS encoding LacI family DNA-binding transcriptional regulator yields MRANIKDVARKSGYSISAVSQALNNMPGTRLSEKAREKIAKCAKRLAYRPHPTALALRRGRGAAVSLILPDIFNPFFMDIASGVQGALAAQGYEALIQHCGHDLKREQILLAQAVERRAEGVVILAMNNAQHYGRYARRLPLVRLSGIRSGGGGTRIDSVAFDLTSGFCQAADYLIKLGHTRIGLLNRRFDRRLIHSRRAGYIKALRQGGIVFDAGRVFEVDGFSAEAGYEFGRDHRDFLRKLTALLAYNDVMAIGLMKAARESGLKIPGDLSIIGCDGILWGEYSDPPLTTVCMPGRVAGQEAGRILLERMQGRTERNQGEQAIMPTSLIVRNSCGAI; encoded by the coding sequence ATGAGGGCAAACATCAAGGACGTGGCGCGGAAGAGCGGTTATTCAATTTCGGCCGTTTCGCAGGCTTTGAACAACATGCCCGGAACACGTCTCAGCGAAAAGGCCAGGGAAAAAATCGCAAAATGCGCCAAGCGGCTTGCCTATCGTCCGCACCCAACGGCGTTGGCCCTGCGGCGGGGGCGCGGGGCCGCCGTAAGCCTGATTCTGCCGGATATTTTTAACCCGTTTTTTATGGACATTGCCAGCGGCGTCCAGGGCGCCCTGGCGGCGCAGGGCTACGAGGCGTTGATCCAGCATTGCGGGCACGACCTGAAACGGGAGCAAATCCTTTTAGCGCAGGCCGTTGAACGCCGGGCGGAGGGGGTCGTGATCCTGGCGATGAATAACGCGCAACATTACGGCCGGTATGCGCGCCGCCTGCCCCTGGTGCGTCTTTCCGGAATACGGAGCGGCGGTGGAGGAACAAGGATTGACAGCGTGGCTTTTGACCTGACGAGCGGCTTTTGTCAGGCGGCGGATTATTTAATCAAACTGGGGCATACGCGCATCGGGTTATTGAATCGGCGTTTTGACCGGCGGCTGATCCACAGCAGGCGGGCTGGATATATCAAGGCTTTGCGGCAAGGCGGGATTGTTTTTGACGCCGGCCGGGTTTTTGAGGTGGATGGTTTTAGCGCCGAGGCGGGCTATGAATTCGGGCGTGATCATCGTGATTTTCTGCGGAAATTGACGGCCCTGCTGGCATATAACGACGTCATGGCCATCGGTCTCATGAAAGCGGCGCGCGAATCCGGCCTGAAAATACCGGGAGATTTATCCATTATCGGCTGTGACGGAATTCTCTGGGGGGAATACAGCGATCCGCCGCTCACGACCGTTTGCATGCCGGGGCGCGTGGCGGGGCAAGAAGCCGGGCGCATATTGCTGGAGAGGATGCAAGGGCGCACGGAACGCAACCAGGGCGAGCAGGCAATCATGCCGACGTCTTTGATAGTTAGAAACAGTTGCGGCGCAATTTAA
- a CDS encoding SH3 domain-containing protein: MKISRFLCVPAAWLGLLALSVWAAGPGGTMSVQVKNTALRASPAFIGKAIATLSYGDQVAVIESQGPWIKVGASGGLTGWAHTSALTPKRIVLQSGRETARTKASGDELALAGKGFNSDVEGEFRKQHRNIDFTWIDRMEKTRVSPGEMQSFLKAGGITPGKGGAQ, from the coding sequence ATGAAAATCAGCAGGTTTTTGTGTGTTCCGGCGGCTTGGCTCGGATTGCTGGCCCTCTCGGTCTGGGCGGCCGGGCCGGGCGGAACAATGAGTGTCCAGGTTAAAAACACTGCCCTCAGGGCCTCGCCCGCTTTTATCGGCAAGGCCATCGCGACCCTTTCCTATGGCGATCAGGTGGCCGTGATTGAATCGCAGGGGCCGTGGATCAAAGTCGGCGCTTCCGGCGGCTTGACCGGCTGGGCGCACACGTCGGCGCTTACGCCTAAGCGCATCGTGCTCCAGTCCGGACGTGAAACGGCGCGGACGAAGGCTTCCGGCGACGAACTGGCGCTGGCCGGCAAGGGGTTTAATTCCGACGTTGAGGGCGAGTTCCGCAAACAGCATCGGAATATTGATTTCACCTGGATTGACCGGATGGAAAAAACACGGGTTTCACCCGGCGAAATGCAGTCCTTTCTCAAGGCGGGCGGCATTACGCCCGGCAAAGGAGGCGCGCAATGA
- the arnA gene encoding bifunctional UDP-4-amino-4-deoxy-L-arabinose formyltransferase/UDP-glucuronic acid oxidase ArnA: protein MKTVVLAYHDIGCVGIEALLRNGFDVQAVFTHRDNPAENIWFRSAAECAASAGIPVYAPDNINHPLWVARIKAMQPDVIFSFYYRQMVKQPILDIPPRGCFNLHGSLLPKYRGRCPVNWVLINGEKETGVTLHYMTPRPDDGDIVSQARVKIDGNDTARTLFGKMTLAAVKLLDEALPLISAGKAMRKKQNNSLATYFGGRRPEDGEIDWSKDADQISNLVRAVTKPYPGAFTFSGGRKIIVWSAAVKTGRKHGPPGSVLSADPLVIACGRGALQIDFAQGENDVFLKGPQLANSLAIVKGSLLGPRRKAKTGHKTTVLILGVNGFIGNALSERLLEHGGYEIHGMDLSSDKIARLLKNKSFHFDEGDISIHREWIEYHVRKCDVVLPLVAIATPIEYVRNPLRVFNLDFEENLRVVRYCAKYRKRIIFPSTSEVYGMCDDDEFDEDKSRLILGPIRMERWIYSSSKQLLDRVIWAYGRHEGLRFTLFRPFNWIGPRLDSLMAARIGSSRAITQLILNLVEGSPIRLVDGGGQKRCFTDVRDGIECLFRIIENPGGVCDGQIFNIGNPENEASIRELAEIIARKFDRHPLRGKFPPFAGMLEIESGKYYGEGYQDVAHRRPSIAKAGKLLGWKPQVGLEGAVDRTLDFFLKEAAGSGEFNLASDE, encoded by the coding sequence ATGAAAACCGTAGTTCTCGCATATCACGATATAGGTTGCGTCGGGATTGAAGCCCTTCTGCGGAATGGGTTTGATGTCCAGGCCGTCTTTACCCATCGCGACAACCCCGCGGAAAACATCTGGTTCCGGTCGGCCGCCGAATGCGCCGCTTCCGCCGGTATCCCGGTTTACGCGCCGGACAATATCAACCATCCGCTCTGGGTCGCCAGGATCAAGGCCATGCAGCCGGATGTCATTTTTTCATTTTATTACCGCCAGATGGTCAAACAGCCCATCCTTGATATTCCGCCCCGGGGCTGTTTTAACCTGCACGGCTCGCTGCTGCCGAAATACCGCGGGCGTTGCCCGGTCAACTGGGTCTTGATCAATGGCGAAAAGGAAACCGGCGTGACGCTCCATTATATGACGCCCCGCCCGGACGACGGCGATATCGTCTCCCAGGCAAGGGTAAAAATTGACGGCAACGACACGGCCCGGACGCTTTTCGGCAAAATGACCCTGGCCGCCGTGAAACTGCTGGATGAAGCTTTGCCGCTGATTTCGGCCGGCAAGGCAATGCGTAAAAAACAGAACAACTCTTTAGCCACTTATTTCGGCGGCCGCCGGCCGGAAGACGGCGAGATTGACTGGAGCAAGGATGCGGACCAAATAAGCAATCTTGTCCGGGCGGTAACGAAGCCTTACCCGGGGGCCTTTACTTTTTCCGGCGGCCGCAAAATTATCGTCTGGTCGGCCGCGGTTAAAACCGGCCGCAAGCACGGCCCGCCGGGCTCGGTTTTGAGCGCGGATCCCCTCGTAATTGCCTGCGGCCGGGGGGCATTGCAGATTGATTTTGCCCAGGGTGAGAATGATGTCTTTCTGAAAGGGCCGCAGCTTGCCAATTCACTGGCAATTGTGAAGGGCAGCCTGCTTGGGCCGCGCCGAAAGGCGAAAACCGGCCATAAGACCACCGTCCTGATCCTGGGGGTGAACGGTTTTATCGGCAACGCGCTCAGCGAGCGCCTGCTGGAACACGGCGGCTACGAAATCCACGGCATGGATTTGAGCTCGGATAAAATTGCGCGGCTCCTGAAAAATAAAAGTTTTCATTTTGACGAGGGCGATATATCCATTCACCGCGAGTGGATTGAATACCATGTCCGGAAATGCGACGTTGTCCTTCCGCTGGTGGCCATTGCCACCCCGATTGAATACGTGCGCAATCCCCTGCGCGTCTTCAATCTGGATTTTGAGGAAAACCTGCGGGTGGTGCGTTACTGCGCCAAGTACCGGAAACGGATTATATTTCCTTCAACCTCGGAAGTCTACGGGATGTGCGATGACGATGAGTTTGACGAGGACAAGTCCCGCCTGATTCTCGGTCCGATCCGCATGGAGCGCTGGATTTATTCCAGCTCCAAGCAACTCCTTGACCGTGTGATCTGGGCCTACGGCCGGCACGAAGGCCTGCGCTTTACGCTCTTCCGTCCCTTTAACTGGATCGGCCCGCGCCTGGACAGCCTCATGGCCGCGCGCATCGGCAGTTCGCGCGCCATTACCCAGTTGATTCTCAACCTGGTGGAGGGCAGTCCCATCCGCCTGGTGGACGGCGGCGGACAGAAAAGATGTTTCACCGACGTCCGCGACGGCATAGAGTGCCTTTTCAGAATCATTGAAAATCCGGGCGGGGTCTGCGACGGCCAGATATTCAACATCGGCAATCCGGAAAACGAGGCCAGCATCCGGGAACTGGCCGAAATCATCGCGCGCAAATTTGACCGCCATCCTCTGCGCGGCAAATTCCCGCCGTTTGCCGGCATGCTGGAAATTGAAAGCGGAAAATATTACGGCGAGGGTTACCAGGATGTGGCGCACCGTCGGCCCAGCATCGCCAAGGCCGGAAAACTGCTCGGCTGGAAACCGCAGGTCGGCCTGGAAGGGGCGGTTGACCGGACGCTGGATTTCTTTCTTAAGGAGGCCGCCGGTTCCGGCGAATTCAACCTCGCATCGGATGAATGA
- the arnD gene encoding 4-deoxy-4-formamido-L-arabinose-phosphoundecaprenol deformylase yields MKIGLRVDVDTFRGTRAGVPALLEIFSANCIRASFFFSAGPDNMGRHLRRLFKPAFLMKMLRSRAGKLYGWDILLRGTIWPGPVIGEKCREIIRAADAAGHEIGLHAWDHHKWQAGIEKMDASAIHAELRRGFEMLADVIGRPVNCSAVPGWKCAEQVLVEKLKFPFVYNSDCRGASVFFPVVAGRRLAQPQVPVTLPTYDEVAGRNGVSSESFGDYVLSQLRPDKLNVLTIHAEAEGIAVKDEFIKLIKNAKALGHEFCPLGALIVAADVIPAGIISEGKIPGREGWVSVQGAWNQEH; encoded by the coding sequence ATGAAAATCGGGCTGAGAGTTGACGTGGATACATTCCGCGGCACACGCGCCGGCGTTCCCGCTCTCCTGGAAATATTTTCCGCGAATTGTATCCGGGCCTCCTTCTTTTTTTCGGCCGGTCCCGACAATATGGGCCGGCATCTCCGCCGCCTTTTCAAACCCGCTTTCCTCATGAAGATGCTGCGAAGCAGGGCGGGCAAACTTTACGGCTGGGATATTCTCCTGCGCGGCACAATCTGGCCGGGGCCGGTCATCGGCGAAAAATGCAGGGAAATCATCCGCGCGGCGGACGCGGCCGGCCATGAAATCGGCCTGCATGCCTGGGATCATCATAAATGGCAGGCCGGCATTGAAAAAATGGATGCTTCCGCAATCCATGCGGAATTGCGGCGCGGTTTTGAAATGCTTGCCGATGTTATCGGGCGGCCGGTCAACTGTTCCGCCGTGCCGGGTTGGAAATGCGCGGAGCAGGTTCTGGTTGAAAAATTGAAATTCCCCTTCGTTTACAACAGCGACTGCCGCGGGGCTTCGGTCTTTTTTCCGGTGGTTGCCGGCCGGCGGCTTGCCCAGCCCCAGGTGCCGGTAACTTTGCCGACCTACGATGAAGTGGCCGGCCGCAACGGTGTTAGTTCCGAATCGTTCGGCGATTACGTGCTTTCCCAATTGCGGCCGGATAAACTCAATGTTCTGACGATTCATGCCGAGGCGGAAGGCATTGCGGTTAAAGATGAATTTATTAAATTGATTAAAAATGCCAAGGCGCTTGGCCACGAGTTTTGTCCGCTGGGCGCATTGATAGTCGCCGCCGATGTAATTCCGGCCGGTATAATTTCAGAAGGAAAAATTCCCGGCCGGGAAGGGTGGGTAAGCGTGCAGGGGGCATGGAATCAGGAACATTGA
- a CDS encoding amidohydrolase family protein, with translation MFINHWHVFPDNAIDRAQVPYVLGDGSLAEMADIMKSAGVARAVAFAPGISCMPRDTWYKIKFKTARECNEWLFQALKGYENITGFANVNPRDPDCCDVLNDYFEKGFKGVKLHPPCCRIRTNDPRYDQYYRTIERAGFPVSVHTGIHGWQTEHYLPILMGDVAGKFPDLKLILEHVGGNDYFDQALAVMVKNKNCYAGITQNSGRCARYFLSDEKIKLLLDKIGVDRIIYGLDYPWNSGRQGLLDDIRWISGWGLSQDEQEKVLGGNLAKLVDF, from the coding sequence ATGTTCATCAATCATTGGCATGTCTTTCCTGATAATGCCATAGATCGGGCGCAGGTTCCGTATGTCCTGGGGGATGGTTCATTGGCGGAAATGGCGGATATCATGAAAAGCGCGGGTGTAGCGCGGGCGGTGGCGTTTGCCCCGGGCATTTCCTGCATGCCCCGGGACACCTGGTATAAAATAAAATTCAAAACCGCCCGCGAATGCAACGAATGGCTGTTTCAAGCGCTTAAGGGGTATGAAAACATTACCGGATTTGCGAACGTAAATCCCAGGGACCCGGATTGCTGCGATGTTCTCAATGATTATTTTGAGAAGGGTTTCAAGGGCGTCAAGCTTCACCCGCCCTGCTGCCGGATAAGAACAAACGATCCGCGTTATGATCAATATTATCGGACCATTGAGCGCGCCGGGTTCCCGGTTTCAGTCCATACCGGCATCCACGGCTGGCAGACGGAGCATTACCTCCCGATTCTCATGGGGGACGTCGCCGGAAAATTTCCGGATCTGAAGCTGATCCTGGAGCATGTCGGCGGCAATGATTATTTTGACCAGGCCTTGGCGGTGATGGTCAAGAATAAAAATTGCTACGCGGGCATAACCCAGAATTCAGGCCGGTGCGCGAGATATTTTCTGTCAGATGAAAAAATCAAACTGTTGCTTGACAAAATCGGCGTTGACCGGATCATTTATGGTCTTGATTACCCGTGGAACAGCGGCCGACAAGGTTTGCTTGATGATATCCGCTGGATTTCCGGTTGGGGGTTGTCGCAGGATGAGCAAGAGAAGGTTTTGGGCGGAAACCTTGCGAAATTGGTTGATTTTTAG
- a CDS encoding phosphate acyltransferase has protein sequence MPTVMEMVRDKARKLNRKICLTESDDPRNLTAAARLVRTGFARPILAGNGAAIEKLAREQSIDLKGVEIADIQSWPRFNDYVDAVVEIRKSKGLKPAQAREWLMDTCAFSAAMVCAGDAHGYVSGGGNPRGYNHNTGAKIKPALQLFKTVPGIRTASAYFIMQLANRELGFNGALFYADCGLIINPGVDQLAEIAVTTAKTFRALTGDEPRVGMISASTKGSARDPIIDKVIAATARAKTMAPEIKIDGELQFDAAIVPEIGARKASGSPVAGRCNVLIFPDLNCGNTIYKATERLAGATATGPLVQGLRRPFNDVSRGCSADDIVDCSAMAAIMEWVD, from the coding sequence ATGCCGACCGTAATGGAAATGGTGCGTGACAAGGCCAGAAAATTAAACCGCAAAATATGCCTGACTGAAAGCGACGACCCCCGCAACCTGACCGCCGCCGCCCGGCTTGTCCGGACCGGGTTTGCCCGGCCAATCCTTGCGGGCAACGGCGCCGCCATTGAAAAACTGGCGCGGGAACAGTCCATTGACCTGAAAGGCGTGGAAATTGCGGACATACAGAGCTGGCCGCGATTCAACGATTATGTTGACGCAGTTGTTGAAATCCGCAAAAGCAAAGGCCTGAAGCCGGCCCAGGCGCGCGAATGGCTCATGGATACCTGCGCTTTTTCCGCCGCCATGGTCTGCGCCGGCGACGCGCACGGCTATGTTTCCGGCGGGGGCAATCCCAGGGGGTATAATCACAATACCGGCGCGAAAATAAAGCCGGCCCTGCAGTTGTTTAAAACCGTGCCCGGCATCCGCACCGCTTCGGCCTATTTCATCATGCAGTTGGCAAACCGGGAATTGGGTTTTAACGGCGCTCTTTTTTACGCCGATTGCGGGCTCATCATAAACCCCGGCGTGGACCAGCTGGCGGAAATCGCCGTCACAACGGCGAAAACTTTCCGGGCCCTGACCGGCGACGAGCCGCGGGTGGGCATGATCAGCGCTTCAACCAAGGGCTCCGCCCGGGACCCGATCATTGACAAGGTTATTGCGGCCACCGCCAGGGCCAAAACCATGGCGCCGGAAATCAAGATTGACGGCGAACTGCAGTTTGACGCGGCGATCGTGCCGGAAATCGGCGCGCGCAAGGCTTCCGGCTCGCCGGTGGCCGGACGTTGCAACGTTCTCATCTTTCCGGACCTCAATTGCGGCAACACGATTTACAAGGCCACGGAACGGCTCGCCGGCGCGACGGCGACCGGTCCGCTCGTTCAGGGCCTGCGCCGGCCGTTCAACGACGTGTCGCGCGGCTGTTCGGCGGACGATATCGTTGACTGCTCCGCCATGGCCGCCATCATGGAATGGGTTGATTGA
- a CDS encoding PHP domain-containing protein, protein MNIKRLQNEITLFNSNLHIHTRFSACADRDMTVANIIARAQSANLKIIALVDHHHPGAGLLDNILCLKSDLLKIAPEIKVVFGAELSAYGIGKYSDTKEMNRELDYRLYACTHYNLDCWEQPQDTSPRGYARHMLAVVAELIKSGRADCIAHPFASAYLKGKFNDPTVATKAITDTELCGILKMGKERKVAWEINANVLGRDADFRRRYLAFGKRLGVTFYLGTDAHKLDEIDTRRFLADESVAKLLAEPPARVPSSLGNHHKGVL, encoded by the coding sequence ATGAATATCAAGCGTCTCCAAAACGAAATAACGTTGTTCAACAGCAACCTGCATATCCACACCCGCTTTTCCGCATGCGCGGACAGGGATATGACCGTTGCCAACATAATCGCGCGCGCCCAATCGGCGAATCTTAAAATAATCGCGCTGGTTGATCACCATCATCCCGGGGCCGGCCTGCTGGATAATATCCTTTGCCTGAAAAGCGATTTGCTCAAGATCGCGCCGGAGATCAAGGTTGTTTTCGGCGCGGAACTGTCAGCCTACGGCATCGGCAAATATTCCGATACGAAGGAGATGAACCGGGAACTTGATTACCGGCTTTACGCCTGCACGCATTATAATCTTGATTGCTGGGAACAGCCGCAAGATACGTCGCCGCGCGGATATGCCCGGCATATGCTGGCGGTGGTTGCGGAACTGATAAAGTCCGGCCGGGCGGACTGCATTGCGCATCCGTTCGCGTCGGCTTATTTGAAAGGCAAATTCAATGACCCCACCGTGGCGACAAAAGCCATTACGGACACGGAATTGTGCGGGATTCTTAAGATGGGGAAGGAACGAAAAGTGGCGTGGGAAATAAACGCCAATGTTCTCGGACGGGACGCGGATTTCAGGCGTAGATATTTGGCGTTCGGCAAGCGCCTTGGCGTGACGTTTTATCTGGGCACGGACGCCCACAAGCTGGATGAAATTGATACAAGGCGGTTTTTGGCGGACGAGTCGGTCGCAAAACTTCTTGCGGAGCCGCCGGCGCGCGTTCCTTCATCGCTTGGCAATCATCATAAGGGTGTTTTATGA